Genomic segment of Clostridia bacterium:
TTGGCCATCAAGCCGATGCCTCGGCCTTCCTGCTCCTCGTAAACAAGGATTCCGGCACCCTCCTTGGCGATCATCGCAAGCGCCATCTCGAGTTGCTGGCGACAGTCGCAGCGCAACGAGGCAAAGACGTCTCCGGTCAGGCATTGTGAATGTATGCGAACCAGGGGCGGTGCGGAATGTATGTCTCCCATGACGAGCGCGACGCCGGTTTCCTTGCGGCGATCGTCGACTGTGTCCAGCGATTCGGAAGAACCGACAGGCACGGGAGGTCCGGGGAAGTGGCCTTCGAAGCCAGAGATGCGGAAGTCGCCCCACCGCGTGGGGAACTTTGCTTCCGCGAGTTTT
This window contains:
- the ribA gene encoding GTP cyclohydrolase II, with translation MKKLAEAKFPTRWGDFRISGFEGHFPGPPVPVGSSESLDTVDDRRKETGVALVMGDIHSAPPLVRIHSQCLTGDVFASLRCDCRQQLEMALAMIAKEGAGILVYEEQEGRGIGLMAKLQAYELQDNGLDTVQANEKLGFAADCREYNLPVEILKALGVRELRLLSNNPDKVAALESGGIKVVERVPCEVEPYSQAEKYIETKREKMGHLFSTRFP